GAGAGCTCATCATGATGATTATCCGTCCGGTCGCCGCGAGCGATCTCGCGGCTCTGATGAAACTTGCCGGGAAAACCGGCGGCGGCCTGACCTCGCTCCCGGCGGACGAAACCACGCTGGCGGCCCGCATTGAGCGCGCGCGCCGCACCTGGCTTGGGGAGTTACCGAAAGGCGAGCAGGGTTATGTGTTTGTCCTGGAAGATACCGACAGCGGCGACGTGGCGGGGATTTGCGCGATTGAGGTCGCCGTCGGGCTAAACGATCCCTGGTACAACTACCGTGTCGGCACGCAAGTTCATGCCTCGAAAGAGCTGAACGTCTATAACGCCTTGCCGACGCTGTTTCTCAGTAATGATCACACCGGCAGCAGTGAACTCTGCACGCTGTTTCTCGATCCCGGCTGGCGCAAAGCGAGTAACGGTTATTTATTGTCGAAATCCCGTTTTCTTTTTATGGCGGCGTTTCGCGATCGCTTTAATGAAAAAGTGGTCGCTGAAATGCGCGGCGTCATTGATGAGCATGGCTACTCACCGTTCTGGGAAAGTCTCGGCAAACGCTTTTTCTCGATGGAATTCAGCCGGGCCGATTATTTGTGTGGCACCGGACAGAAAGCTTTTATTGCGGAGTTAATGCCAAAGCACCCGATCTACACCCATTT
The nucleotide sequence above comes from Kosakonia sp. H02. Encoded proteins:
- the astA gene encoding arginine N-succinyltransferase is translated as MMIIRPVAASDLAALMKLAGKTGGGLTSLPADETTLAARIERARRTWLGELPKGEQGYVFVLEDTDSGDVAGICAIEVAVGLNDPWYNYRVGTQVHASKELNVYNALPTLFLSNDHTGSSELCTLFLDPGWRKASNGYLLSKSRFLFMAAFRDRFNEKVVAEMRGVIDEHGYSPFWESLGKRFFSMEFSRADYLCGTGQKAFIAELMPKHPIYTHFLAPEAQAVIGEVHPQTAPARAVLEKEGFRYRNYVDIFDGGPTLECDIDRVRAIRKSRLVETGEGQRAPGEWPACMVSNERYHDFRAMLIQADPQTERLLLTAAELDALKCQAGDTVRLVRLCAEEKSQ